From a single Brassica oleracea var. oleracea cultivar TO1000 chromosome C5, BOL, whole genome shotgun sequence genomic region:
- the LOC106345017 gene encoding probable lipid desaturase ADS3.2, chloroplastic: MNLMYDIIAYDFAFRLSVWLCTIFGICITLSYHRNLSHRSFDLPKWLEYLFAYGGVLAFQVLLSYIPKGDPIEWVSNHRYHHKHRDTQRDPHSPIQGFWFSHITWISDFGSIQKKCGGEENVNDLVRQPFYRFLQRTLYLRLIAFGFLLHIWGGMPFLVWGMGVANVARSHSTFLVNSVCHTWGTRAWNTPDLSRNNWLLAILMFGEVWHNNHHAFEFSARHGLEWWQLDVTWYTTRKQRHFRRLSRPVRDLFAIGSDVTGGFVLGISKEASDMDLNFEKDL; the protein is encoded by the exons ATGAACTTGATGTATGATATTATTGCTTATGACTTTG CTTTTCGGCTTTCCGTTTGGTTATGTACGATCTTCGGAATCTGCATCACCTTGTCTTATCACCGGAATCTTTCTCACCGAAGTTTCGATCTACCGAAATGGCTCGAGTATCTATTTGCTTATGGTGGCGTTCTGGCTTTTCAGGTTCTACTTTCATATATTCCGAAG GGAGACCCAATAGAGTGGGTGAGCAACCATCGGTACCATCATAAGCATCGTGATACACAACGTGACCCACACAGCCCTATACAAGGTTTTTGGTTTAGTCACATCACTTGGATATCTGATTTCGGTTCTATCCAAAAAAAG TGTGGCGGAGAGGAGAATGTAAATGACCTTGTGAGGCAGCCCTTCTACCGGTTTCTTCAGCGAACCTTATATTTGCGTCTGATAGCTTTTGGATTTCTACTCCATATTTGGGGAGGCATGCCCTTCCTTGTCTGGGGAATG GGTGTGGCAAATGTGGCTCGAAGCCACTCGACGTTTCTGGTGAACTCAGTTTGTCATACATGGGGAACACGAGCTTGGAACACACCTGACCTCTCAAGAAACAATTG GTTGCTAGCCATTCTAATGTTTGGTGAGGTATGGCATAACAACCATCATGCATTTGAGTTCTCGGCCAGGCATGGACTCGAGTGGTGGCAGCTCGACGTTACTTGGTACACTACAAGAAAACAGCGACA CTTTAGGAGACTCTCGAGGCCTGTCAGGGATTTGTTTGCCATTGGTTCTGATGTAACTGGAGGGTTTGTTTTGGGTATTAGCAAAGAAGCTTCGGACATGGACTTGAATTTCGAGAAAGATTTATGA
- the LOC106295618 gene encoding uncharacterized protein LOC106295618: MTKDHNFSENQDTQPIDSLPSSPSDSGEEKDGFFGNLGDEFMNDTVPFEDDAWINDEFMETQVIDNDEFLLCRETQAVDLGFQTQEEPFVEDEQLLQGFDGLAKQVLDPSDEDSDGVDVTVFLVDNREVSDCGDSSSRRKLLSSEDKSRERADENMKPMGALDASSSGHENVKPTGKVARFASVRSAAFRASAVSAQKLLNRDSPTLASCHSSGQGATTSSLLQQHFGEVGNQNCPPNTFVEKKNEGKRTARKLLFEDDSPEENCPSPGLSYIDSQEPGEASQASALKFVDKLISESGLNFDVEAEADYGRRTEEKLDKISSVKGPLELAKKASYKARALGNSMFEWDDNREDEGGGDICLRRKEELFGVASKAQRRSSVPREQRRELEVSVDKSQRRAHSDSRLLQRCVTRGPKMIQAAKKNLDKELDAVSEEGYNRISDMRDLVELGYETQVAAEAVDAVRSGGRSKVNGEASPGNKLSPGEERVITRQSKGTKRIQAMGKEELLRRRMNKASPSPAKACRKSIERSLQSDQLDKGGPYCSKRRIVYTAPRESRDNLVDEMDEVSKESKTRMFNRREEVEAGPDTQMAAEVISALHSGDARDEAKKSSRGVVTRKSKRLKGIQAVDDDIESLKPKTKKAKSVLVKAYSKNEKLDLPDEVVVSKLLKQPSRGEADVLSYPKRRRSARFLQDQVNEAERSSEPDFDTPVKSKEPSKNVSPICMGDEYPRLSCKDSRTSNTTREFRNLTSPLMEPVPETKSTRKRRDLGSVRVLFSQHLDEDVTKHQKKILARFDISEASSMTEATHFVADNFTRTRNMLEAIASGKPVVTTQWLESIDQVNIYVDEDLYILRDSKKEKEFGFNMGVSLARARQNPLLKGRRVFITPNTKPGLNTITTLVKAVHGQPVERVGRSVLSDEKVPENLLVLSCEEDRDISIPFLERGAEVYSSELVLNGIVTQKLEYERYRLFTDHVRRTRSTIWIRDGKGKFQRRRG, from the exons ATGACTAAAGATCACAACTTTTCGGAGAATCAAGACACCCAGCCGATTGATTCTCTTCCCTCTTCCCCTTCCGACTCTG GTGAAGAGAAAGATGGTTTCTTTGGGAATCTTGGCGATGAGTTTATGAACGACACTGTACCTTTCGAGGACGATGCTTGGATCAATGATGAGTTTATGGAGACTCAGGTCATAGACAACGACGAGTTTCTTCTCTGTCGCGAAACTCAAGCTGTGGATTTGGGGTTTCAAACTCAAGAAGAACCATTTGTAGAGGATGAGCAGTTACTCCAAGGTTTTGATGGCTTGGCTAAACAGGTGCTGGATCCTTCTGATGAAGATAGTGATGGTGTTGATGTTACTGTTTTCTTGGTGGACAACCGCGAGGTCTCTGATTGTGGTGACTCGAGCAGTAGAAGAAAGCTGTTATCAAGTGAAGATAAGAGTAGAGAGCGTGCTGATGAGAACATGAAACCAATGGGTGCCCTTGATGCTTCGTCGAGTGGACATGAAAACGTTAAGCCAACGG GAAAGGTGGCCAGGTTCGCTTCGGTTCGTTCAGCAGCTTTTCGTGCTTCTGCTGTTTCAGCCCAGAAGCTTCTCAACAGAGACAGTCCTACTTTAGCCAGCTGCCATTCTTCTGGTCAAGGAGCCACAACTAGTTCCCTTCTACAACAACATTTTGGAGAAGTAGGGAATCAGAACTGTCCTCCCAATACGTTTGTTGAAAAGAAAAATGAAGGGAAAAGAACAGCGAGAAAGCTTTTATTTGAGGATGATTCGCCTGAAGAAAACTGCCCTTCTCCTGGTTTGAGTTATATAGACTCTCAAGAGCCTGGTGAGGCATCACAGGCCAGTGCTCTTAAATTTGTTGATAAACTCATTAGTGAGTCTGGTCTAAACTTTGATGTTGAAGCTGAAGCTGATTATGGAAGGAGAACAGAAGAAAAATTAGACAAAATCTCAAGTGTTAAAGGTCCACTAGAATTAGCAAAGAAAGCAAGTTACAAAGCGAGAGCTCTTGGAAACAGTATGTTCGAGTGGGATGATAATCGTGAGGATGAAGGAGGTGGCGATATTTGTCTTAGAAGAAAAGAAGAACTTTTTGGAGTTGCTAGTAAAGCACAAAGACGTTCTTCCGTGCCAAGAGAACAGAGAAGGGAACTTGAAGTTTCAGTGGATAAAAGTCAAAGAAGGGCTCATTCTGATTCCAGACTGTTGCAGCGTTGTGTGACTAGGGGCCCAAAGATGATTCAAGCTGCTAAAAAGAATCTCGATAAAGAGTTAGATGCAGTTTCCGAGGAAGGTTATAATAGAATATCTGATATGCGTGACTTGGTAGAGTTAGGGTATGAGACACAAGTGGCCGCTGAAGCTGTTGATGCTGTGCGCTCTGGTGGTCGCAGCAAAGTTAATGGTGAGGCTAGTCCAGGAAATAAACTGTCACCGGGAGAAGAGAGAGTGATTACTAGACAATCCAAGGGAACTAAGAGGATTCAAGCTATGGGTAAAGAGGAATTGTTGAGAAGAAGGATGAATAAGGCTAGTCCGAGTCCTGCTAAAGCTTGCAGGAAGAGTATTGAAAGGTCTTTACAGAGTGACCAGCTTGACAAGGGAGGTCCATACTGCTCGAAGAGAAGGATTGTCTATACTGCTCCACGAGAGAGTAGAGATAATCTTGTTGATGAGATGGATGAAGTTTCCAAGGAAAGTAAAACAAGAATGTTTAATAGGCGAGAAGAGGTAGAAGCAGGCCCTGATACGCAGATGGCTGCTGAAGTGATCAGTGCTCTGCACTCTGGAGACGCCAGGGATGAGGCTAAGAAATCGTCACGTGGAGTTGTTACCAGAAAATCCAAGAGACTTAAGGGGATTCAAGCTGTAGATGATGATATTGAATCGTTGAAACCAAAAACCAAGAAGGCTAAATCAGTTCTTGTCAAGGCTTATTCAAAGAATGAGAAACTTGATTTGCCAGATGAAGTTGTTGTGTCTAAGCTACTTAAGCAACCAAGCAGAGGTGAAGCAGATGTGTTGAGTTATCCCAAGCGGAGAAGGTCAGCTCGTTTCTTGCAAGATCAGGTTAACGAGGCAGAGAGGAGTTCAGAACCCGATTTTGACACTCCAGTTAAGTCTAAGGAGCCTTCAAAGAATGTATCACCTATATGCATGGGCGATGAGTATCCTAGACTTTCTTGCAAGGATTCACGAACATCAAACACTACAAGGGAGTTCCGTAACTTGACCTCACCATTGATGGAACCTGTTCCCGAGACAAAGAGTACAAGGAAGCGAAGAGATTTAGGTAGTGTACGTGTCTTGTTCAGCCAGCATCTTGATGAAGATGTGACCAAGCATCAGAAGAAG ATTTTGGCTAGGTTTGATATCTCGGAAGCATCTTCCATGACAGAGGCAACACATTTTGTAGCGGATAACTTTACGCGCACAAGGAACATGCTTGAGGCAATCGCTTCAGGGAAGCCAGTGGTGACTACACAGTGGCTCGAAAGCATCGATCAAGTGAATATTTATGTTGACGAGGATCTTTACATACTCAGAGACTCGAAGAAGGAGAAGGAGTTCGGTTTCAACATGGGGGTTTCTTTGGCTCGTGCACGACAGAATCCGCTACTAAAG GGAAGAAGGGTCTTTATAACCCCAAATACAAAGCCTGGTTTGAACACAATCACAACTTTGGTTAAGGCAGTTCATGGACAG CCTGTAGAAAGAGTTGGAAGATCTGTCCTGAGCGACGAGAAGGTCCCAGAGAATCTTCTAGTTTTATCATGTGAAGAGGATCGAGATATCAGCATACCATTTCTAGAAAGAG GGGCTGAGGTGTATAGCTCTGAGTTAGTGCTGAATGGGATAGTTACTCAAAAACTAGAGTACGAGAG GTACCGTCTCTTCACTGATCATGTTAGGAGAACAAGGTCAACGATATGGATCAGAGACGGCAAAGGAAAGTTCCAACGCCGTAGAGGGTGA
- the LOC106293532 gene encoding pentatricopeptide repeat-containing protein At3g21470 → MNLQDNVDISNLMRKHISKGSPKQALLLYEAIRRKGVFFPGWIPLLLKACACVPNFVLGKQLHSESIKFGIHSDVMVRTSLIKMYSQSGCIVSARNVFDEMLERNVATWNAMIGGYMWNGDALSATRLFGEIIGSGNEVTWIVMMKGYVKRNETEKARDLFERMPLEMKSVKAWAVMLGGYVSNREMEAARMFFEEIPEKNSFVWSLMISGYFRAGDVDEASGVFNRVKVRDLVIWNSLITGYAQNGYSDGAIDAFYKMQGEGFEPDAVTVSSVLSACAQSCRLDVGREVHSLINRIGIELNEFVSNALIDMYAKCGDLENATSVFESLSVRSVACWNSMISCLAIHGKGGEALEMFRTMDTKPDEITFLAALSACVHGGFLVDGLKIFLEMKNRDVKPNVKHFGCLVHLLGRSGKLKEAYGLVREMPVKPNDTVLGALLGACKVHMDTEMAEQVMKIIETAGSVINGDSENHLVLISNLYAHAESWQTAETLRVEMEKRGLEKSTGLSSLVLT, encoded by the coding sequence ATGAATTTGCAGGACAATGTTGATATATCCAATCTTATGAGGAAACACATTTCCAAAGGATCACCAAAACAAGCTCTGCTTCTGTACGAAGCAATCCGCCGCAAAGGAGTGTTCTTTCCGGGATGGATTCCTCTGCTTCTAAAAGCATGTGCTTGCGTTCCAAACTTTGTTCTCGGGAAGCAACTGCATTCCGAATCGATCAAGTTCGGTATCCACTCTGACGTCATGGTGAGAACCTCTCTGATCAAGATGTATAGCCAAAGTGGATGCATAGTTTCTGCACGTAACGTGTTCGACGAAATGCTTGAGAGAAACGTTGCTACTTGGAACGCTATGATCGGTGGGTATATGTGGAACGGTGACGCGCTCTCGGCCACTAGGTTGTTCGGAGAGATAATTGGGAGTGGAAATGAAGTGACTTGGATCGTGATGATGAAAGGGTACGTGAAGAGAAACGAGACTGAGAAAGCTAGAGACTTGTTTGAGAGAATGCCTCTGGAGATGAAGAGTGTGAAGGCTTGGGCGGTGATGCTTGGAGGGTACGTTAGTAATCGAGAGATGGAGGCTGCTCGGATGTTCTTTGAGGAGATACCGGAGAAGAACTCTTTTGTGTGGTCACTGATGATCTCTGGGTATTTTAGGGCAGGTGATGTGGATGAGGCTAGTGGTGTTTTTAACCGTGTAAAGGTTCGTGATTTGGTGATTTGGAACAGTTTGATCACCGGTTATGCGCAGAATGGGTACTCTGATGGTGCTATTGATGCTTTTTATAAGATGCAAGGAGAAGGGTTTGAACCGGATGCAGTGACGGTTTCAAGTGTTTTGTCTGCTTGTGCTCAATCATGTCGTCTTGATGTTGGCAGGGAAGTTCACTCTCTGATTAACCGTATAGGGATTGAGCTTAACGAGTTTGTTTCAAACGCATTGATCGATATGTATGCTAAGTGTGGGGATCTAGAGAACGCCACATCCGTGTTTGAGTCGTTAAGTGTGAGAAGTGTTGCTTGTTGGAACTCTATGATCTCGTGTCTTGCCATTCACGGGAAAGGCGGAGAAGCTTTAGAGATGTTCAGAACGATGGATACAAAACCCGATGAGATCACTTTTCTGGCGGCTCTCAGCGCTTGTGTTCATGGAGGGTTCCTAGTGGATGGTCTAAAGATATTCTTGGAGATGAAGAACAGAGATGTGAAACCGAATGTGAAGCATTTTGGATGTTTGGTTCATCTCTTGGGACGCTCAGGGAAACTGAAAGAGGCTTACGGATTGGTAAGAGAAATGCCTGTGAAACCGAACGATACAGTCTTGGGAGCTTTACTTGGTGCCTGTAAGGTTCACATGGATACAGAAATGGCTGAACAGGTGATGAAGATAATCGAGACTGCAGGAAGCGTCATAAACGGTGACAGTGAAAATCATCTTGTGTTGATATCGAACTTGTATGCACATGCCGAGAGTTGGCAAACAGCTGAAACGTTGAGAGTGGAAATGGAGAAAAGGGGTCTTGAGAAATCCACAGGATTAAGCTCACTAGTTTTGACCTGA